From one Agathobaculum sp. NTUH-O15-33 genomic stretch:
- a CDS encoding NifB/NifX family molybdenum-iron cluster-binding protein, producing the protein MNIGVAYADGQVCANLNDCREYLIVSADGQTPTGKRLVTCEAAGSTAMLRLMSTEKVDVLICGTLGLAARNALELIGVLLIPGCEGSAEEAVAKFLVGEAQGDPTILQIAREDDPDDPMACMHDCAKCAGCGPIEILKNIPEQK; encoded by the coding sequence ATGAACATCGGCGTAGCCTACGCGGACGGTCAGGTGTGCGCGAACCTGAACGACTGCCGCGAATACCTGATCGTTTCGGCCGATGGGCAAACGCCCACGGGCAAGCGTCTGGTCACATGCGAAGCGGCCGGTTCGACCGCCATGCTCCGCTTGATGAGCACCGAAAAGGTCGATGTACTGATTTGCGGCACGCTCGGCCTTGCCGCGCGCAACGCGCTGGAGCTGATCGGCGTGCTGCTCATCCCCGGCTGCGAAGGCAGCGCGGAGGAAGCAGTCGCCAAGTTCCTCGTCGGAGAGGCGCAGGGCGACCCCACGATCTTGCAGATCGCCCGCGAGGACGACCCGGACGATCCCATGGCCTGCATGCATGACTGCGCCAAGTGCGCCGGCTGCGGCCCGATCGAGATTTTAAAGAATATCCCCGAGCAAAAATAA
- a CDS encoding Mrp/NBP35 family ATP-binding protein: protein MGCSHNCDSCSSNCGGPQSLQVAANAKATVKKVIGVVSGKGGVGKSLLTSSLAVGMTRRGYTCGILDADITGPSIPKTFGVHEKLDGTEDGILPARSAGGVQMISINLVLPNEDDPVIYRGPIIAETVKQFWSDVLWDEVDFLFVDMPPGTGDVPLTVFQSLPVDGILVVTSPQDLVSMIVGKAVKMAKMMNIPLIGIVENYSYLACPDCGKHISVFGESKIDEVAAQYELPVLARLPLDPSLAAAVDAGKLEDAKLPEELTGAMRALEGML from the coding sequence ATGGGCTGTTCGCACAACTGCGATAGCTGTTCCTCGAACTGCGGCGGGCCGCAGAGCCTGCAAGTGGCCGCTAACGCCAAGGCCACGGTGAAAAAGGTAATCGGCGTTGTTTCGGGTAAGGGCGGCGTAGGCAAAAGCCTGCTCACCTCGTCCCTCGCGGTCGGCATGACGCGCAGAGGCTACACCTGCGGCATTCTGGACGCCGACATCACCGGCCCTTCCATCCCCAAGACCTTCGGCGTGCACGAAAAGCTGGACGGCACGGAGGACGGCATCCTGCCCGCTCGCTCGGCAGGCGGCGTGCAGATGATTTCCATCAACCTCGTCCTTCCGAACGAGGACGACCCGGTCATTTACCGCGGGCCGATCATCGCGGAGACCGTCAAGCAGTTTTGGAGCGACGTGCTCTGGGATGAAGTGGATTTCCTTTTCGTCGATATGCCGCCCGGCACGGGCGACGTACCGCTTACCGTGTTCCAGTCCCTGCCGGTGGACGGCATCCTCGTCGTCACCTCGCCGCAGGATCTGGTCTCCATGATCGTGGGCAAGGCGGTTAAGATGGCCAAGATGATGAACATCCCGCTTATCGGCATCGTGGAAAATTATAGCTACCTCGCCTGCCCGGATTGCGGCAAGCATATTTCCGTTTTCGGCGAAAGCAAAATAGACGAAGTCGCCGCGCAGTACGAATTGCCGGTGCTGGCGCGTCTGCCGCTCGATCCCTCGCTCGCCGCCGCGGTCGACGCGGGCAAGCTGGAGGACGCAAAGCTGCCGGAAGAGCTGACGGGCGCCATGCGCGCCTTGGAGGGTATGCTATGA
- a CDS encoding superoxide dismutase family protein, translating into MTNTQYFANVMGNSLPDAAAVLQGAPNGRRIEGTVSFYQTPQGVLVTAAVRGLPVTRMACAQPIFALHVHEGTACTGNASDPFANAGMHFNPGGCPHPYHAGDLPPLFSDRTGFAWMAVLTDRFTVRDVLGKAVIVHSKPDDFKTQPSGDAGAKLACGIITPTRRDGVSG; encoded by the coding sequence ATGACCAACACGCAGTATTTCGCAAATGTCATGGGAAACAGCCTGCCCGACGCGGCGGCGGTTTTACAGGGCGCGCCGAACGGCAGAAGAATTGAAGGCACGGTATCCTTTTACCAAACGCCGCAGGGCGTACTGGTAACGGCGGCGGTGCGCGGCCTGCCGGTCACGCGCATGGCGTGCGCGCAGCCGATCTTCGCGCTGCATGTGCACGAGGGGACCGCCTGCACGGGCAACGCGAGCGACCCGTTTGCAAACGCGGGCATGCATTTTAACCCGGGCGGCTGCCCGCATCCGTATCACGCGGGCGATCTGCCGCCGCTGTTCTCCGACCGCACCGGCTTCGCTTGGATGGCGGTGCTGACCGATCGCTTCACCGTGCGCGACGTGCTGGGCAAGGCGGTCATCGTGCACTCGAAACCGGATGATTTTAAAACCCAGCCCTCGGGCGACGCGGGCGCAAAGCTTGCCTGCGGCATTATCACGCCCACGCGCCGCGACGGCGTCAGCGGTTGA